From Cellvibrio zantedeschiae, the proteins below share one genomic window:
- the crp gene encoding cAMP-activated global transcriptional regulator CRP, with amino-acid sequence MVAVSLTPHIKNVDEFLVHCHRRRYPAKSTIIYAGDKSDSLYYIVKGSVTVLIEDDDGHEMIVAYLNDGDFFGEMGLFDDKDSRSAWVRAKTECEVAEISYAKFQEISEAHPEFLFALGIQMARRLRATTRKVGDLAFLDVTGRVARTLLELCKEPDAMTHPDGMQIKITRQEIGRIVGCSREMVGRVLKTLEDQGLVLVKGKTMVVYGTR; translated from the coding sequence TTGGTCGCAGTATCCCTCACACCACACATTAAGAACGTGGACGAATTTCTAGTTCATTGTCATCGCCGCCGTTATCCGGCTAAAAGCACCATTATTTATGCTGGCGATAAAAGCGACTCCCTGTATTACATCGTTAAAGGCTCAGTGACAGTTCTGATCGAAGACGATGACGGCCATGAAATGATTGTTGCCTATCTCAACGATGGCGATTTCTTCGGCGAGATGGGATTGTTTGATGATAAGGATTCTCGCAGTGCTTGGGTGAGAGCTAAAACCGAATGCGAAGTGGCCGAAATCAGCTACGCCAAATTCCAGGAAATTTCTGAAGCGCACCCAGAGTTCTTGTTTGCATTGGGTATCCAGATGGCTCGTCGTTTACGCGCCACAACTCGTAAAGTTGGTGACCTCGCCTTCCTTGACGTAACTGGCCGTGTTGCACGCACTCTGCTGGAACTCTGCAAAGAGCCCGATGCAATGACTCATCCCGACGGCATGCAAATCAAAATTACTCGTCAGGAAATTGGCCGCATTGTGGGCTGCTCACGCGAAATGGTTGGCCGTGTACTCAAAACGCTCGAAGACCAAGGCTTGGTACTTGTGAAAGGTAAAACCATGGTGGTTTACGGAACACGATAA
- a CDS encoding DUF3530 family protein, protein MFPPNRLLQYTPKLCVAFAWICLSNFCFAQDPAAESSASSAASSAAPEKPIYANNVERDNALLTKAFTAIAKADELQPIETPDEKIITLFKNGETRQTKGALLIMHAPEVPQLWPATLENLRRNLPLYSWATMALPLPAKYQNTVPERESASASSIAAETESSAASSSAPAEAIATTSSASSEPAKPLIPRNKLISDRVEAAVAQLNKIGQFNLVVLVDNSSAPDALATLYKKINKSSTTNDTVDGPLQALILVNLQNQEPLTKEQLADIFSVGDLPVMDVFFNPDNTAQAELRRIHHAEAMRKNLKDYQQLILPSQPPVSVDDKQNFWLAKIHGFVARKAEGNELQGGSSNSSNLTMK, encoded by the coding sequence ATGTTCCCCCCCAATAGATTATTGCAATACACGCCAAAACTTTGCGTGGCCTTCGCCTGGATCTGCTTAAGCAATTTTTGCTTTGCGCAAGACCCTGCTGCTGAGAGCTCGGCGTCGAGTGCGGCATCCTCGGCTGCGCCTGAAAAGCCTATTTATGCGAATAACGTGGAGCGGGACAACGCCTTGTTAACCAAAGCCTTTACTGCAATCGCCAAAGCGGACGAACTACAGCCGATAGAAACCCCCGATGAAAAAATCATCACGCTATTCAAGAACGGAGAGACTCGCCAAACCAAAGGCGCACTTTTGATTATGCACGCACCAGAAGTACCGCAACTATGGCCTGCAACCCTGGAAAATTTACGCCGCAACCTGCCACTTTATAGCTGGGCGACCATGGCGCTGCCCTTGCCTGCAAAGTACCAAAATACCGTTCCCGAAAGGGAGTCTGCATCTGCCAGTAGCATTGCAGCGGAAACTGAAAGCTCGGCTGCTAGTAGTTCTGCTCCAGCAGAAGCTATTGCAACAACAAGCTCAGCATCATCTGAACCTGCAAAACCGCTCATTCCACGCAATAAGCTGATTAGCGACCGTGTGGAAGCCGCTGTTGCGCAGCTCAATAAGATCGGACAATTTAATTTGGTCGTATTGGTGGACAACAGCAGCGCTCCCGATGCGCTCGCAACACTTTATAAAAAGATCAATAAAAGCAGCACAACCAACGACACCGTTGACGGGCCCTTACAGGCACTTATTTTGGTGAACTTGCAAAATCAGGAGCCTCTGACCAAAGAGCAACTTGCAGACATTTTTTCGGTGGGAGATTTGCCCGTGATGGATGTTTTCTTTAATCCAGACAACACCGCCCAAGCCGAACTCAGGCGCATACATCATGCGGAGGCAATGCGAAAAAATCTCAAAGACTACCAACAATTAATTTTACCCAGCCAACCACCGGTTAGTGTTGACGATAAACAAAATTTTTGGCTGGCAAAAATTCATGGTTTTGTGGCGAGAAAAGCTGAGGGGAATGAGCTGCAGGGCGGCAGCAGCAACTCGTCAAACCTAACCATGAAATAA
- a CDS encoding DUF1330 domain-containing protein yields MTKGYWMVHVEVENAEAFKAYITAVMDVFAKYGARYLARGGQFEAVEGRERPRNTIVEFPSYQVAVDCWHSPEYQAVKALRENAGRVDITIVEGYEGLQPGS; encoded by the coding sequence ATGACAAAAGGTTATTGGATGGTGCATGTTGAAGTGGAGAATGCTGAAGCCTTCAAAGCTTACATAACAGCCGTTATGGATGTTTTTGCAAAATACGGTGCGCGCTATCTGGCTCGCGGCGGACAATTTGAAGCGGTAGAAGGCAGGGAGCGCCCACGTAATACCATTGTTGAATTTCCCAGTTATCAAGTTGCGGTTGATTGCTGGCATAGCCCGGAATATCAAGCGGTTAAAGCTTTACGCGAAAACGCGGGCCGTGTTGATATTACTATTGTCGAGGGTTATGAAGGTTTACAACCGGGTTCTTAA
- the trpE gene encoding anthranilate synthase component I, with product MTPEHFAELAQQGYNRIPVMREVLADLDTPLSSYLKLASGPYSYLFESVQGGEKWGRYSMIGLPARTILKAFGDEIQIERDGEIVERHTRADALSFVDEFKQRYRAPELPGLPRFTGGLVGYFAYDCVRYVEPHLKASMPKDIIGTPDILLSVSDEVLVFDNLAGKLIFVIHANPEVDNAYAKANARLDELEAKLRGEIPTTPSLSLGMNIHSEAKFQSHFGEKNFHEVVDKIKEYVLSGDTMQVVISQRLSIDFTKEPINLYRALRNLNPSPYMYFMNLGDHHVVGSSPEILARLEDGEVTVRPIAGTRRRGYTPEEDKALEIELVNDPKEIAEHLMLIDLGRNDVGRVAEIGSVKLTDKMVVERYSHVMHITSNVTGKLKAGLDAMDVLRAALPAGTLSGAPKIRAMEIIDEFETEKRGIYGGAVGYISWNGNMDTAIAIRTAVIKDNKLYVQAGAGVVADSIPALEWKETMNKARAIFKAVDMVGEAE from the coding sequence ATGACTCCCGAACATTTTGCCGAGTTGGCCCAGCAGGGCTATAACCGTATTCCTGTTATGCGCGAAGTATTAGCGGATCTGGATACACCGCTTTCTTCTTATCTTAAATTGGCCAGTGGGCCTTACTCTTATTTGTTTGAGTCTGTGCAAGGCGGCGAAAAATGGGGTCGTTACTCCATGATTGGTTTGCCTGCACGCACCATCCTTAAAGCTTTTGGCGATGAAATTCAGATTGAACGCGATGGCGAAATTGTTGAGCGCCATACACGTGCAGATGCATTGAGTTTTGTGGACGAATTCAAGCAGCGTTATCGCGCACCTGAATTGCCTGGCTTGCCGCGGTTTACCGGCGGGTTGGTGGGCTACTTTGCTTACGATTGCGTGCGCTATGTTGAGCCACATTTAAAAGCATCCATGCCAAAAGATATTATTGGCACGCCGGATATTTTGCTTAGCGTGTCTGACGAAGTTTTGGTGTTTGACAACCTCGCAGGAAAATTGATTTTTGTGATTCACGCAAATCCAGAAGTCGATAACGCCTACGCAAAAGCCAATGCGCGTTTGGATGAGCTGGAAGCAAAACTGCGCGGCGAAATTCCCACAACACCGAGTTTGAGTTTGGGAATGAATATCCACAGCGAGGCAAAATTCCAATCGCATTTTGGTGAGAAAAATTTCCACGAGGTTGTCGATAAAATCAAAGAATACGTATTGTCTGGCGATACCATGCAAGTGGTTATTTCCCAGCGTTTGTCGATTGATTTTACGAAAGAGCCTATCAATTTATACCGCGCATTGCGCAACTTGAATCCATCCCCATACATGTATTTTATGAATTTGGGTGATCACCATGTGGTGGGTTCAAGCCCGGAAATTCTGGCGCGTTTGGAAGATGGTGAAGTGACTGTGCGACCCATCGCTGGAACACGTCGTCGCGGTTATACGCCAGAAGAAGATAAGGCACTTGAAATTGAATTGGTAAATGATCCAAAAGAAATTGCGGAGCATTTGATGTTGATTGATCTGGGCCGTAATGACGTTGGTCGCGTTGCGGAAATTGGATCGGTAAAACTCACTGATAAAATGGTCGTTGAGCGTTACTCGCACGTTATGCACATCACCTCCAACGTAACCGGAAAATTAAAAGCCGGTTTGGATGCAATGGATGTTCTGCGCGCGGCACTTCCTGCCGGTACTTTGAGTGGCGCACCCAAAATTCGCGCCATGGAAATCATCGACGAATTTGAAACCGAAAAACGCGGCATCTATGGTGGTGCTGTGGGTTATATCTCCTGGAATGGAAATATGGATACCGCAATTGCAATCCGCACGGCTGTTATTAAAGACAACAAGCTTTATGTTCAGGCCGGTGCAGGTGTAGTAGCAGATTCTATTCCAGCGCTTGAGTGGAAAGAAACCATGAATAAAGCGCGCGCTATTTTCAAAGCTGTTGATATGGTGGGAGAAGCAGAATGA
- the rpe gene encoding ribulose-phosphate 3-epimerase: MQNFKRDFKIAPSILAADFARLGAEADAVIAAGGDFIHFDVMDNHYVPNLTVGPMVCRALRKYGITAPIDVHLMVEPVDDLIIQFAEAGATYISFHPEASRHIDRSIELIKEKGCKPGLVLNPASSLELVKNSLYKLDMLLLMSVNPGFGGQKFIPHTLDKLREARALIDAGGFSTRLEVDGGVGLGNIREIAEAGADTFVAGSAIFGAPDYAEAIKTMHTELAAAKF, encoded by the coding sequence ATGCAGAACTTTAAACGAGATTTTAAAATTGCCCCGTCTATTCTGGCCGCCGATTTTGCGCGTTTAGGTGCCGAGGCGGATGCTGTAATAGCCGCAGGTGGTGATTTCATTCACTTTGATGTGATGGACAATCATTACGTGCCCAATCTCACTGTAGGCCCTATGGTGTGCAGAGCTTTGCGTAAATACGGCATAACAGCTCCCATTGATGTGCATTTGATGGTTGAGCCAGTTGACGATTTGATCATTCAATTTGCCGAAGCCGGTGCTACCTACATTAGTTTCCACCCTGAAGCATCTCGACACATAGATCGCTCCATCGAACTTATTAAAGAGAAGGGCTGCAAGCCCGGTTTGGTGCTAAACCCCGCCAGCTCCCTGGAACTAGTGAAAAACTCGCTTTATAAGCTAGATATGCTGCTGCTCATGTCTGTTAACCCTGGCTTTGGTGGGCAAAAGTTCATTCCCCATACTCTGGATAAATTACGCGAAGCGCGTGCACTTATAGATGCCGGTGGTTTTTCCACAAGGCTTGAGGTCGATGGCGGTGTTGGCTTGGGTAATATTCGTGAGATTGCAGAGGCTGGGGCCGATACTTTTGTGGCAGGCTCTGCGATTTTCGGCGCACCTGATTATGCGGAAGCAATTAAGACTATGCATACCGAGTTGGCTGCAGCCAAATTTTGA
- a CDS encoding tautomerase family protein, translating into MSQIKIYGLKESIDPIKKQLSDVIHSCVMDALQFPADKRAHRFIGLEKDDFFMPAGRSSSYIIIEITMIEGRSVEARKKLIRLLFDKIKAEVGIDYMDVEICIYESPACNWGFRGMHGDEIKLNYSVNV; encoded by the coding sequence ATGTCGCAAATTAAAATTTATGGCTTAAAAGAATCTATAGATCCAATTAAAAAGCAACTGTCTGATGTGATCCATTCGTGCGTGATGGATGCTTTGCAATTTCCAGCCGATAAACGTGCGCACCGTTTTATCGGCTTGGAAAAAGATGATTTCTTTATGCCTGCAGGCAGAAGTAGTTCCTATATCATCATTGAAATTACAATGATTGAAGGGCGCTCGGTTGAAGCAAGAAAAAAGTTAATTCGCTTGTTGTTCGATAAAATCAAAGCAGAAGTTGGAATTGATTATATGGATGTTGAAATTTGCATTTATGAAAGCCCGGCTTGTAATTGGGGCTTCCGTGGAATGCATGGTGACGAAATAAAACTCAATTATTCGGTTAACGTGTAA
- a CDS encoding anthranilate synthase component II translates to MILMIDNYDSFTYNLVQYLGELGADVKVVRNDEITIEEIAALAPEKIVISPGPCTPTEAGVSVDTIKTFAGKIPLLGVCLGHQSIGQALGGKVIRAPYVMHGKTSQVYHNNTGVFTGLKNPFQATRYHSLVIEKESIPDCLEITAWTQNEDGSMGEIMGVKHKTLAVEGVQFHPESILTEHGHDMLRNFLQGK, encoded by the coding sequence ATGATTTTAATGATTGATAACTATGATTCGTTTACCTACAACCTGGTGCAATATTTAGGTGAGTTGGGCGCGGACGTAAAAGTTGTGCGCAACGATGAAATTACCATTGAAGAAATTGCTGCGCTCGCACCAGAAAAGATTGTGATTTCTCCTGGCCCCTGTACGCCCACGGAAGCGGGCGTATCAGTGGATACCATTAAAACCTTCGCTGGAAAAATTCCGTTGCTTGGTGTTTGTTTAGGTCACCAAAGTATTGGGCAAGCTTTAGGTGGAAAAGTGATTCGCGCACCTTATGTCATGCACGGTAAAACTTCGCAGGTTTATCACAACAACACAGGTGTTTTTACCGGATTAAAAAATCCATTCCAGGCCACTCGTTACCATTCGCTGGTGATTGAAAAAGAATCTATTCCAGATTGTTTGGAAATCACTGCGTGGACTCAAAATGAAGACGGCAGTATGGGCGAAATCATGGGTGTTAAACACAAAACACTTGCCGTAGAAGGTGTGCAATTTCACCCTGAATCTATCTTGACTGAACATGGTCACGATATGTTGAGAAATTTTTTGCAAGGCAAATAA
- a CDS encoding winged helix-turn-helix domain-containing protein, protein MSESVSPAQAAIVCYQIGDHFVLNTHANTLARDDKVIELEDRLVLLLVYFIEHAGEILHKDVLLKTIWQGKVVNEDSVAVAVSYLRKALGDSSRAPIFIKTIQGKGYQFIGKAQPVADEPVQVVDKVIPSKKYLFLSAFVASLVFLLLVAYGIKKISSVSATSKPVVSEEWQKDYQIANKLLQQSDAESLRAAIKQFRTMLTTHGESAQVYLGIADAKTRLLNERVTLKENCVEIIDLAQKALSLEPNLSAAHKTAANMAFWCKRDQTYAEQHYLQAIKLDPNDDSALMNYAQLLLAQKRFDESLAKVEEARRLKPINYSVPNVVWIYQMQGRDDLAQRELNRILTTEPEDRYYHISAKRIYERMGDESKTFEQWLWLMRDGGFSAIDLERVQKVFRSGGLVAVNRWLVAQKVSAELGDYSPPLAWGRYALIAKDYDAALDFLEAAFEQRQPALLWADVDSAYDPVRNTPRFKKLLERIAQVETY, encoded by the coding sequence ATGTCTGAATCGGTTTCTCCAGCGCAGGCAGCAATTGTTTGCTACCAAATTGGCGACCACTTTGTTCTGAACACCCACGCCAATACACTCGCGCGCGACGATAAAGTAATCGAGCTGGAAGACAGGCTGGTTTTACTTCTGGTGTACTTTATTGAGCACGCCGGTGAAATTTTGCACAAGGATGTTTTGCTAAAGACTATTTGGCAAGGCAAGGTTGTCAATGAGGATAGTGTTGCTGTTGCCGTCAGCTATTTGCGCAAAGCGCTGGGCGATAGTTCGCGCGCTCCCATTTTCATTAAAACTATTCAAGGCAAAGGCTACCAATTTATTGGTAAAGCCCAACCCGTCGCCGACGAGCCGGTGCAGGTTGTTGATAAAGTTATTCCCTCAAAGAAATATCTCTTCCTCTCCGCTTTTGTTGCATCCTTGGTGTTCCTGCTGCTTGTAGCATATGGGATTAAAAAAATATCTTCAGTTTCTGCAACGTCAAAACCTGTTGTATCTGAGGAATGGCAAAAAGATTATCAAATCGCCAATAAATTACTGCAGCAATCTGATGCTGAAAGTCTTCGTGCAGCCATCAAACAATTCCGTACTATGCTCACAACCCACGGCGAATCTGCGCAGGTTTATTTGGGTATTGCGGATGCCAAAACCCGCTTGTTAAATGAGAGGGTTACCTTAAAAGAAAATTGCGTAGAAATTATTGATCTCGCGCAAAAAGCTTTATCGCTGGAACCCAACTTATCGGCAGCACACAAGACCGCGGCCAATATGGCATTTTGGTGTAAGCGTGACCAAACCTATGCTGAGCAACATTATTTGCAAGCTATAAAGCTGGATCCTAATGATGATTCGGCCTTGATGAATTACGCACAATTATTATTAGCGCAAAAGCGCTTTGATGAATCCCTCGCAAAAGTTGAAGAAGCTCGACGCTTAAAACCTATCAACTATTCCGTACCTAATGTGGTTTGGATTTACCAAATGCAGGGTAGGGATGATTTGGCGCAACGCGAGTTGAACCGTATATTGACGACTGAGCCAGAAGATCGCTATTACCATATTTCTGCTAAGCGCATTTATGAACGCATGGGTGATGAAAGTAAAACCTTCGAACAATGGCTGTGGTTAATGCGCGATGGCGGATTTTCTGCAATCGATTTGGAGCGCGTGCAAAAAGTATTTAGAAGTGGTGGTTTGGTGGCTGTTAACCGATGGTTGGTCGCGCAAAAAGTGAGCGCAGAACTTGGTGATTATTCGCCACCTTTAGCATGGGGGCGCTATGCCTTGATTGCTAAAGATTACGATGCAGCTTTGGATTTTCTGGAAGCGGCTTTTGAACAACGGCAACCTGCCTTGCTTTGGGCAGATGTTGATTCTGCTTATGATCCTGTTCGCAACACCCCGCGCTTTAAAAAACTGCTGGAGCGTATAGCGCAAGTCGAGACTTATTAG
- the trpD gene encoding anthranilate phosphoribosyltransferase, whose amino-acid sequence MDIKQALNTLVARVDLSTEEMISVMRIIMTGGATPAQIGGFLVALRMKGETLDEITGAAMVMRELATPVDIHVDYLVDTCGTGGDGANLFNVSTASAFVVAAAGARVAKHGNRSVSSVTGSADVLEAAGIKLDITSEQVARCVKEIGVGFMFAPAHHSAMKHAIGPRKELGMRTIFNMLGPMTNPANVKRQVIGVFNGALCKPMAEVLGRLGSEHVMVVHAKDGLDEISLATETQIAELKNGAIREYTIKPEDFGIQSKSLIGLSVASAEDSLLLIKDALGNRRGQYAEKAADIITLNAGAAIYVSGVVDTFADGVEMARDAIGSSLAGEKIRELAAFTQYL is encoded by the coding sequence ATGGATATCAAACAAGCATTAAATACCTTGGTGGCGCGCGTAGATTTAAGCACTGAAGAAATGATTTCAGTCATGCGTATCATTATGACGGGTGGTGCAACGCCAGCACAAATTGGTGGATTTCTGGTTGCCTTGCGTATGAAGGGTGAAACTCTGGATGAAATCACCGGCGCGGCTATGGTTATGCGCGAACTCGCCACACCTGTTGATATTCATGTAGATTATTTGGTAGACACTTGCGGCACTGGTGGCGATGGCGCGAATTTGTTTAACGTTTCTACGGCAAGCGCTTTTGTGGTGGCTGCTGCAGGAGCACGTGTTGCCAAGCATGGTAATCGCTCCGTCTCCAGCGTGACGGGCAGTGCAGATGTGCTGGAAGCGGCGGGTATTAAATTGGATATCACCTCCGAACAAGTAGCGCGTTGCGTAAAAGAAATTGGTGTAGGTTTTATGTTCGCACCGGCGCATCACAGTGCAATGAAGCATGCGATTGGCCCGCGCAAAGAATTGGGTATGCGTACCATTTTTAATATGCTTGGCCCTATGACGAATCCCGCGAATGTTAAGCGCCAGGTAATTGGTGTTTTCAATGGCGCGCTCTGCAAACCTATGGCAGAAGTATTGGGTCGTTTAGGAAGTGAGCACGTTATGGTTGTACACGCTAAAGACGGTTTGGATGAAATTAGCTTAGCGACCGAAACGCAAATTGCTGAATTAAAAAATGGTGCGATCCGCGAGTACACAATCAAACCGGAAGACTTCGGCATTCAAAGCAAAAGTTTAATTGGTTTAAGTGTGGCCAGTGCAGAAGATTCACTCTTATTGATTAAAGATGCGCTCGGTAATCGCCGTGGACAATACGCTGAAAAAGCGGCCGACATTATTACACTGAATGCCGGCGCGGCGATTTACGTGAGTGGAGTGGTAGATACTTTTGCAGATGGCGTTGAGATGGCGCGCGATGCAATTGGCAGTAGTTTAGCGGGTGAAAAAATCCGCGAGTTGGCCGCCTTTACCCAATATTTGTAA
- the trpC gene encoding indole-3-glycerol phosphate synthase TrpC, translating into MSETPTVLRKIIARKWEEIAARKAYTSLADLKARAAEQAPARGFVKAIEQKIAQGQSGVIAEIKKASPSKGVIRENFVPADLARSYELGGAACLSVLTDIDFFQGADAYLQQARAAVSIPVIRKDFLVDEYHIYEARALGADCVLLIVSALETAKLKELNSLALDIGLDVLVEVHDENELDIALELPNKLIGINNRNLHTFDVTLDTTYKLLDKIGSERIVVTESGILAPADVQAMRAKNVNAFLVGEAFMRAEDPGTALKEFFK; encoded by the coding sequence ATGTCTGAAACACCAACCGTATTGCGCAAAATTATCGCGCGCAAATGGGAAGAAATTGCGGCGCGTAAAGCATACACATCCTTGGCTGATTTAAAAGCGCGTGCAGCGGAGCAAGCACCTGCACGTGGCTTTGTAAAAGCTATTGAGCAAAAAATCGCGCAAGGCCAATCGGGCGTAATCGCTGAAATTAAAAAAGCATCGCCCAGCAAAGGTGTCATTCGTGAGAATTTTGTGCCAGCGGATTTAGCGCGCTCTTACGAACTTGGTGGTGCGGCCTGTTTGTCTGTGCTGACGGATATAGATTTTTTCCAAGGCGCAGATGCTTACTTGCAACAAGCGCGCGCTGCGGTAAGCATTCCTGTCATCCGCAAAGATTTTCTGGTGGATGAGTACCATATTTACGAAGCTCGTGCCCTGGGTGCAGATTGTGTGTTGCTTATTGTATCCGCCCTTGAAACAGCGAAGTTAAAAGAGCTGAATTCGCTCGCGTTGGACATAGGTTTAGATGTGCTGGTAGAAGTTCACGATGAAAATGAATTGGATATAGCACTTGAATTGCCGAATAAATTAATCGGCATCAATAACCGCAACCTGCATACCTTTGATGTGACCTTGGATACGACATATAAACTGCTCGATAAAATTGGTAGCGAGCGAATTGTAGTAACTGAAAGCGGTATTTTAGCGCCGGCAGATGTGCAAGCCATGCGTGCAAAAAATGTAAATGCATTCCTCGTTGGTGAAGCTTTTATGCGTGCCGAAGATCCAGGTACTGCGCTTAAAGAATTTTTTAAATAA
- a CDS encoding OsmC family protein has protein sequence MQAVVKWVDGAQFLAESGSGHAVLMDGPPDHGGRNTGVRPMEMLLMGLGGCSSFDVMSILTKARQAVTDCRCELQAERAEGVPSPFTKIHMHFIVTGKELKEAQVKRAVELSATKYCSASIMLEAGGVEITHAYEIREA, from the coding sequence ATGCAAGCAGTAGTAAAGTGGGTTGATGGTGCGCAGTTTTTGGCAGAATCCGGCAGTGGCCACGCAGTGCTTATGGATGGTCCACCAGACCACGGTGGGCGCAATACCGGTGTGCGCCCTATGGAGATGCTGCTAATGGGCTTGGGCGGTTGTTCCTCCTTTGATGTGATGAGTATTCTCACCAAAGCGCGCCAAGCGGTTACCGATTGCCGTTGCGAGTTGCAGGCAGAACGTGCTGAAGGTGTGCCATCACCGTTCACTAAAATCCATATGCATTTTATTGTGACAGGAAAAGAGCTTAAAGAGGCGCAAGTTAAGCGTGCAGTTGAATTGTCTGCGACTAAATATTGCTCAGCGTCCATTATGCTGGAAGCCGGTGGTGTGGAGATTACCCACGCCTATGAAATTCGCGAAGCTTAA
- a CDS encoding tRNA-uridine aminocarboxypropyltransferase codes for MQHLTTKNQFQLLRERCIADSTRVFSARGKSVVRCEQCQLAAYACICDWQPQLQSHVEFVLLLHRIEIFKPTNTGRLIADLFPRTHAYCWSRTEPDQALLDLLQDENRQCFIVFPADTPEAKAKPREVFSEVPDNNKIKTFILLDATWKQSSRMFHLSRWLESVPCISLPQGALRGYAVRKSHQEDYLSTAEAAALCLQMAGENTNSERLLDYFQLFNEHYLATRGCYPPIVGELHERLAALKMPA; via the coding sequence ATGCAACATTTAACAACTAAAAATCAATTCCAATTATTGCGTGAGCGTTGCATTGCCGATTCCACGAGAGTTTTTTCTGCGCGTGGAAAATCGGTGGTGCGGTGCGAGCAATGTCAGCTCGCCGCTTATGCATGTATTTGCGATTGGCAACCGCAATTGCAATCGCACGTCGAATTTGTTTTGTTGTTGCATCGCATAGAAATTTTTAAACCGACAAACACCGGGCGCTTAATTGCTGATTTATTTCCACGCACCCACGCGTATTGTTGGAGCCGTACCGAACCTGATCAAGCGCTTTTGGATTTATTGCAAGACGAGAACCGTCAATGCTTTATCGTTTTTCCTGCGGACACCCCTGAAGCCAAAGCAAAACCACGCGAAGTTTTTTCTGAGGTTCCCGACAATAATAAAATAAAAACCTTTATTTTATTGGATGCAACCTGGAAGCAAAGTAGTCGCATGTTTCATTTGAGCCGCTGGTTGGAATCGGTTCCCTGTATTTCATTACCGCAAGGTGCTTTGCGTGGATACGCTGTGCGCAAATCCCACCAGGAAGATTATTTGTCTACAGCAGAAGCGGCTGCCTTGTGTTTGCAAATGGCTGGTGAAAACACTAACAGCGAACGCTTGCTCGATTATTTCCAATTGTTTAATGAGCATTATCTCGCTACGCGCGGATGTTATCCGCCAATTGTTGGTGAGCTGCATGAGCGTTTGGCTGCATTAAAAATGCCTGCCTAA